From a single Lolium rigidum isolate FL_2022 chromosome 7, APGP_CSIRO_Lrig_0.1, whole genome shotgun sequence genomic region:
- the LOC124679364 gene encoding uncharacterized protein LOC124679364 isoform X1, with product MKPSEAAATAWSRRRQPLPEILTEIFARLPAKSAARFRCLSYEWFATLSSDYFVDLHVRRSNRPGRPRLLLAPVGSLYDGHIYSWKPGGPVERLMTDDFASNGLLVPNTKPCHGLVLMRCTDHGGYFVCNPCTGEVLALPDSKLPLKMTLRVATRGQPEAPYFFEVAYGLGYCSITRQHKVVRLFRNIEVSSCEVFELDTPAYWRPTAEQPPLCHVKEQKMAVFFNGYLHFLCTDASITTFNTCSETFGSLPPPTGFVNASPVLTELDGYLCFCYGEPDTDDPYHVFLLRDYMKGRWEKLCCIDRMAWPESERMLLRSLCIAPLAMYHSDDGQRKIMFGTGSCKVFGVDFDSNTPEILFTPDGTIIGSCEDDSNLPLCLFEEYLGPVGRTLDEMVLSSPITKAWSDILKWLPGRSVSELSLVCREWRAMIMADCFIHSHVIHANLNKSPRIMVVLDPRFGHYMDLKDFVDAGVPHLLGNLVCNPQPCHGLNVGSCSSWDYVCNPVMGYCEYIEPDVDDGTLFAGRMGLGFDSAINKHVLVHITYKEKNLETREYELQCKFRYVDIKEWILVDPPPRPIADVPPVYASGKIYWMVDPELGQFSLSCEIVAFNVETDEFEVLQGPPCSHEKGRMSILQIGGALCVACSNKSMNVIDIWRMKDIGTWLIEHHIELSGFSPEYSSENTTPLVVNPKDGRIFLNTGLSLGYYDPKMVALETIYSVGILEHAGKICPIICDESLVRPLGRT from the coding sequence ATGAAGCCGTCTGAGGCAGCCGCGACGGCATGGAGCCGTCGGAGGCAGCCGCTGCCCGAGATCCTCACAGAGATTTTCGCCCGTCTCCCAGCTAAGTCGGCCGCCCGCTTCCGCTGCCTTTCTTACGAGTGGTTCGCGACTCTCTCGTCGGACTACTTCGTGGACCTCCACGTCCGGAGATCCAACAGGCCAGGACGCCCCAGGCTGCTCCTTGCTCCGGTAGGTTCCCTCTATGATGGCCACATCTATTCATGGAAGCCCGGTGGCCCCGTTGAGAGGCTTATGACGGACGATTTTGCGTCGAATGGTTTGCTTGTTCCTAACACCAAGCCCTGCCATGGCCTCGTCCTGATGCGGTGCACTGACCATGGTGGGTACTTTGTTTGTAACCCTTGTACCGGTGAGGTCTTAGCTCTACCTGACAGCAAGTTGCCATTGAAGATGACTTTGCGGGTTGCCACACGTGGCCAACCTGAAGCACCATACTTCTTTGAGGTAGCTTATGGCCTTGGTTACTGCTCGATTACCAGGCAGCATAAGGTAGTGCGTTTGTTTCGCAACATTGAAGTGTCAAGCTGTGAGGTATTTGAGCTTGACACACCTGCATACTGGAGGCCCACTGCTGAACAGCCTCCATTGTGCCATGTCAAGGAGCAGAAGATGGCTGTTTTCTTCAACGGATATCTGCATTTCCTCTGCACTGATGCTAGCATTACCACTTTCAATACTTGCAGTGAGACCTTTGGTTCGTTGCCACCGCCGACAGGTTTTGTGAACGCCTCACCGGTGCTGACGGAGCTGGATGGCTACTTATGTTTCTGCTATGGAGAACCTGATACTGATGATCCTTACCATGTCTTCCTGCTAAGAGATTACATGAAAGGCAGGTGGGAGAAGCTCTGTTGCATTGATCGAATGGCTTGGCCAGAATCTGAGCGAATGCTACTGCGGTCTCTCTGCATTGCCCCACTTGCCATGTATCATTCAGATGATGGACAGAGGAAGATCATGTTCGGGACTGGATCTTGCAAAGTGTTTGGAGTTGACTTTGACAGCAACACCCCGGAGATTTTATTCACACCGGACGGAACCATCATTGGTAGCTGTGAAGATGACTCTAACCTGCCGCTTTGTCTGTTTGAGGAGTACCTCGGTCCAGTGGGACGAACACTTGATGAGATGGTCTTGTCATCACCGATCACTAAAGCTTGGTCTGACATCCTCAAGTGGTTGCCCGGACGCTCGGTGTCCGAGTTGAGCTTGGTTTGCAGGGAATGGCGTGCAATGATCATGGCAGACTGTTTCATTCACTCGCATGTCATTCATGCTAATTTGAACAAGAGCCCTCGGATCATGGTCGTCTTGGATCCTCGTTTTGGACATTATATGGATCTGAAGGACTTTGTTGATGCGGGTGTGCCACACTTACTTGGTAATCTTGTATGTAACCCCCAGCCTTGTCACGGCCTGAATGTAGGGAGCTGCAGTTCATGGGATTATGTATGCAATCCTGTTATGGGTTATTGTGAGTACATCGAGCCTGACGTTGATGATGGCACTTTGTTTGCTGGGCGTATGGGATTGGGTTTTGACTCAGCTATTAACAAGCATGTACTGGTGCATATTACCTACAAAGAGAAGAACCTGGAAACACGAGAGTATGAACTGCAGTGTAAATTTCGGTATGTGGATATCAAGGAGTGGATTTTGGTAGACCCTCCTCCTAGACCAATTGCCGATGTTCCTCCTGTCTACGCCAGTGGGAAAATCTACTGGATGGTAGACCCTGAGCTTGGACAATTTTCTCTAAGCTGTGAAATTGTGGCGTTCAATGTTGAGACAGATGAATTTGAGGTTCTGCAAGGTCCTCCATGCAGCCATGAGAAAGGCCGTATGTCCATCCTCCAGATTGGGGGTGCACTTTGTGTGGCTTGTTCAAACAAAAGCATGAATGTGATTGACATATGGAGGATGAAGGACATCGGCACCTGGTTAATAGAACATCATATAGAGCTCAGTGGGTTCTCCCCTGAGTATTCGTCGGAGAATACTACACCTTTGGTCGTAAATCCGAAGGATGGTCGGATTTTTCTCAACACAGGTTTGTCACTCGGCTATTATGACCCAAAGATGGTGGCATTGGAGACCATTTACAGTGTGGGCATCCTGGAGCACGCCGGCAAAATCTGCCCTATTATCTGTGATGAAAGTTTAGTCCGCCCACTTGGGCGAACCTAA
- the LOC124678532 gene encoding uncharacterized protein LOC124678532: protein MSLRHLLLQARRRSCQTPPQLSAILHIFCSLSIQPPRTSPAQIQLPQTSPCSNANALGAGFHIDIVDSDLWPSSFGFSSEPMLGDECLDSFQEHGEEVYDSDDEIDDMRNRKKLFYKLDRGSKEFEENNLPLRRRWKREKSNSKNPSESNKVEPSKPPPLKVPKLKVKPVERKDDMVEVKRDRVPTFNQMTAPYHYPFCLDIHVSKGSVRACFVHRVTSRVVSVAHSISKDMKFDLGSRKGIKACVAVGALLAKRAIEDDIHNAIYTPRKGDKIEGKIEVVLRGIIENGVDVKVKLKQRKLTKNAPAVQRDESR from the exons ATGTCACTTCGACACCTGCTTCTCCAAGCTAGGCGGCGCTCGTGTCAGACGCCTCCGCAGCTCTCTGCAATCCTCCATATATTCTGTTCACTCTCCATTCAACCACCCAGAACCTCCCCGGCCCAAATCCAGCTGCCCCAAACCTCGCCTTGTTCCAATGCCAACGCACTTGGCGCCGGCTTCCACATTGACATTGTTGACTCCGACCTCTGGCCTTCTTCCTTCGGCTTCTCCTCAGAACCCATGCTGGGTGATGAGTGTCTTGATAGCTTCCAGGAACACGGAGAAGAAGTGTACGACTCGGATGACGAGATAGATGACATGAGAAACCGCAAGAAGCTGTTCTACAAGCTGGACAGGGGGTCCAAGGAGTTTGAGGAGAACAATTTGCCCTTGCGGCGCAGATGGAAGAGAGAGAAATCCAATTCCAAGAATCCATCAGAGAGCAACAAGGTGGAACCTAGCAAACCACCTCCTTTGAAGGttccaaagttgaaggtcaagcctGTAGAGCGAAAAGACGACATGGTTGAGGTGAAGAGGGACCGAGTGCCGACGTTTAACCAGATGACTGCTCCTTACCACTACCCTTTCTGCCTAGACATACATGTCTCAAAGGGGTCCGTGCGTGCTTGCTTCGTTCACCGAGTGACCAGCAGAGTGGTGTCAGTTGCTCACTCCATATCAAAGGACATGAAGTTTGATCTTGGTTCAAGGAAGGGTATCAAGGCATGTGTGGCGGTTGGGGCGTTACTTGCGAAGCGTGCGATAGAGGACGATATTCACAATGCAATTTATACACCTAGAAAAGGGGACAAAATTGAAGGAAAAATCGAGGTTGTGCTGCGTGGAATAATTGAGAATGGAGTTGATGTGAAGGTGAAACTCAAACAAAGGAAGCTAACAAAG AATGCGCCGGCGGTGCAGCGTGACGAGTCTCGGTGA
- the LOC124679364 gene encoding pentatricopeptide repeat-containing protein At1g09820-like isoform X2 translates to MPLRTLLRHLAAGRFARVQALTGAATAAAAHRVLHLLLRTAPLPPLPHLVSLARWSRAHFRAPLPLPLHALLLARLASHRLYPLLRSELHALAAARLHSPPSILRALPAASSPTAPPLIADMLVCTLATDSQPLPAYEAFLFAGDNYPRHRPFVFSVNRLLSALVDAGRADLAERAFRAALRRRVSPDLFTFNIVISGLCKAGQLRKAGDVAKDIRAWGLTPSVVTYNTLIAGYCKRGRTGRMYHVDTLLKEMIEAGISPDEVTFNVLINGYCSDSNLAAALRVFEEMKQQGIAASAVTYAALVSGFCGEGKVEEGVKLVDEMQDLGLAPNVATMNSVLNGFCKKGMIADAENWIHGMVQRSVEPNVVTYTVLIDGYRRLGKMKDAVAVMDAMAGKGISPNVRSYNCLIAGFTHNGDWRNVSGLLDEMKEKGVCADIVTYNTLIGALCCKGDVRKAVRLLDEMVMVGVEPKHVTYNTIIHGYCEKGNIKSAYEIRTRMEKDRKRANVVTYNVFIKYLCRMGKMEEANELLNEMLEKGLVPNEVTYETIKEGMMEKGYVPDVRGLTCSESSQNLSST, encoded by the coding sequence ATGCCGCTCCGCACGCTGCTCCGGCACCTAGCCGCCGGGCGCTTCGCCCGCGTGCAGGCTCTCACGggcgcggccacggcggcggcggcgcaccgcgtcctccacctcctcctccgcaccGCGCCGCTCCCTCCCCTGCCCCACCTAGTCTCCCTCGCGCGCTGGTCGCGCGCCCACTTCCGCgcgccgctcccgctcccgctccaCGCGCTCCTCCTCGCCCGCCTCGCCTCCCACAGGCTCTACCCGCTGCTCCGCTCCGAGCTCCACGCCCTCGCTGCCGCCCGCTTACACTCCCCGCCTTCCATCCTCCGCGCCctccccgccgcctcctcccccacCGCCCCGCCGCTCATCGCGGACATGCTCGTCTGTACGCTCGCTACGGATTCCCAGCCCTTGCCAGCGTACGAGGCTTTCCTCTTCGCCGGAGACAACTACCCGCGCCACCGCCCCTTTGTCTTCTCGGTGAACCGCCTTCTATCCGCCCTCGTCGACGCTGGCCGGGCCGACCTCGCCGAGAGGGCTTTCAGGGCGGCGCTCCGGCGGCGGGTATCGCCGGACCTTTTCACTTTCAACATCGTCATCTCCGGGCTCTGCAAGGCCGGCCAGCTCAGGAAGGCTGGCGATGTGGCCAAGGACATCAGGGCGTGGGGGCTGACTCCCTCTGTGGTCACCTACAATACTCTCATCGCTGGATACTGCAAGAGGGGTCGTACCGGGAGGATGTACCATGTGGATACACTCTTGAAGGAGATGATCGAGGCTGGGATCTCGCCAGATGAGGTAACATTCAATGTGTTGATTAATGGGTACTGCAGTGACTCGAACCTCGCTGCTGCGCTGAGAGTCTTTGAGGAGATGAAGCAGCAGGGGATTGCGGCGAGCGCGGTGACATACGCTGCACTTGTTTCTGGTTTCTGCGGCGAGGGGAAGGTAGAGGAAGGGGTGAAGCTAGTGGATGAGATGCAGGATTTGGGGTTGGCGCCTAATGTGGCTACCATGAACAGTGTGCTGAATGGGTTTTGCAAGAAGGGCATGATAGCAGATGCTGAGAACTGGATTCATGGTATGGTGCAGAGGAGTGTTGAACCTAATGTCGTTACTTACACTGTTTTGATCGATGGATATCGTCGGCTCGGCAAAATGAAGGATGCAGTGGCAGTCATGGACGCGATGGCAGGTAAGGGAATTAGTCCAAATGTCAGATCGTACAATTGCCTGATAGCTGGGTTTACCCATAATGGGGATTGGAGGAATGTTTCTGGCCTTCTCGATGAGATGAAGGAGAAAGGTGTTTGTGCTGATATTGTTACTTACAATACACTTATTGGTGCCCTGTGCTGCAAAGGGGACGTACGGAAAGCCGTAAGGCTTTTGGATGAAATGGTGATGGTTGGCGTGGAGCCAAAGCATGTGACTTACAACACCATAATACATGGATACTGTGAGAAGGGGAACATCAAGTCTGCCTATGAAATTAGGACCAGGATGGAGAAAGATAGGAAACGGGCAAATGTGGTCACATACAATGTGTTCATCAAGTACCTTTGTAGAATGGGGAAGATGGAGGAGGCTAATGAGCTCCTGAATGAGATGTTGGAGAAAGGTCTCGTTCCAAATGAGGTTACCTATGAAACAATCAAGGAGGGGATGATGGAGAAAGGTTATGTCCCCGATGTTAGAGGACTCACTTGCTCAGAATCCTCTCAAAACCTTTCATCTACCTGA